From Erigeron canadensis isolate Cc75 chromosome 8, C_canadensis_v1, whole genome shotgun sequence, one genomic window encodes:
- the LOC122610556 gene encoding glycine-rich protein 23-like, producing MQFGVGEGGGGDRGDGDILGGVNGQFGEGGGGGELEIGGGGGLYIGGGGGGELETGGGGGSYIGGGGVDGGGNEGDGGGRGGGGDGGILGGGVAGVSQYGEGGVGGGEL from the coding sequence ATGCAGTTTGGTGTTGgagaaggtggtggtggtgaccgtGGTGATGGGGATATCTTAGGTGGAGTCAATGGACAATTTggtgaaggtggtggtggtggtgagttGGAAATTGGAGGTGGCGGTGGATTGTATattggtggaggtggtggtggtgagttGGAAACTGGAGGTGGCGGTGGATCGTATATTGGTGGAGGTGGTGTTGATGGTGGTGGTAATGAAGGAGATGGTGGTGGTCGTGGAGGTGGAGGTGATGGGGGTATCTTAGGAGGTGGAGTCGCTGGCGTGTCGCAATATGGTGAAggtggtgttggtggtggtgagtTATAA
- the LOC122610558 gene encoding extensin-2-like translates to MGTKGKMSSMATLFITLAMVIISLSLPSTTTATYRYSSPPPPPPKKSPPPPPKHHYVYKSPPPPVYKSPPPPVYKSPPPPYHKSPPPPVYKSPPPPYHKSPPPPVYKSPPPPYHKPVYKSPPPPVYKSPPPPYHKSPPPPVYKSPPPPYHKSPPPPVYKSPPPPYHKPVYKSPPPPVYKSPPPPYHKSPPPPVYKSPPPPYHKPVHKSPPPPVYKSPPPPYHKSPPPPVYKSPPPPYYKSPPPPVHKSPPTHYIYSSPPPPHHSPPPVYKSPPPPPVYSSPPPPPVYSSPPPPPVYRSPPPPPVYKSPPPPPVYNSPPPPPVYSSPPPPPVYKSPPPPPVYSSPPPPPVYRSPPPPPVYKSPPPPPVYNSPPPPPVYSSPPPPPVYKSPPPPPVYNSMPPPPVYGSPPPPCHCD, encoded by the exons ATGGGGACAAAGGGAAAGATGTCTTCTATGGCAACACTCTTCATCACTCTTGCTATGGTTATAATTTCTCTAAGCTTGCCCTCAACGACCACAGCTACCTACCGTTACTCatctccaccacctccaccaccaaagaaatctccaccaccaccacctaagCATCATTACGTTTACAAGTCTCCCCCACCACCAGTTTATAAGTCACCACCTCCACCTGTTTACAAGTCCCCACCACCCCCATACCACAAGTCACCACCACCCCCAGTTTACAAATCACCACCCCCACCATACCACAAGTCACCACCACCCCCAGTATACAAATCTCCACCACCACCGTACCATAAACCAGTCTACAAGTCACCACCACCCCCAGTTTAcaaatcaccaccaccaccataccaCAAATCACCACCACCCCCGGTCTAcaaatcaccaccaccaccataccaCAAATCACCACCACCCCCTGTCTACAAgtccccaccaccaccataccACAAGCCAGTCTACaagtcaccaccacctcctgtTTACAAATCCCCACCACCCCCATACCACAAGTCACCACCACCCCCTGTCTACAAatccccaccaccaccataccACAAACCAGTCCAcaagtcaccaccaccaccagtttacaaatcaccaccaccaccataccaCAAGTCACCACCACCCCCAGTATACAAATCCCCACCACCCCCATACTACAAGTCACCACCACCCCCGGTCCACAAGTCCCCACCTACACATTATATTTACAGTTCACCACCTCCCCCTCACCATT CCCCACCTCCAGTATACAAATCTCCACCACCACCCCCAGTTTACagttcaccaccaccacccccaGTTTACAGTTCACCTCCACCACCTCCAGTTTACCGttcaccgccaccacctcctGTTTACAAATCTCCACCACCACCCCCGGTTTACAAttcaccaccaccgcctccaGTTTACAGTTCACCACCCCCACCCCCAGTATACAAATCTCCACCACCACCCCCAGTTTACAGTTCACCTCCACCACCTCCAGTTTACCGTTCACCGCCACCACCCCCTGTTTACAAATCTCCTCCACCACCCCCGGTTTACAATTCACCTCCACCGCCTCCAGTTTACagttcaccaccaccacccccgGTTTAcaaatcaccaccaccacctccggtTTACAATTCAATGCCACCACCCCCAGTATATGGTTCGCCTCCTCCTCCTTGCCATTGCGATTAA